The following proteins are co-located in the Leptospira limi genome:
- the metH gene encoding methionine synthase, with the protein MKFEYTNPSSKTLLKLLTEKILVLDGAMGTMIQRHSLEEVDFRGDRFKDWPVSIKGNNDVLAITRPDIIESVHLEYLEAGADIIETNTFSSNIVSQADYKMESAVRDLNLAAVQCAKNAVEKFKAKTGKTDVFIAGSIGPTVKTASLSPDVNNPAFRAVTFDELVDCFHEQVSALLDGGVDLLLPETNIDTLNLKACIYAIEKVFEERNIRIPVVLSVTITDASGRTLSGQTGEAFYISIKHAKPLAVGINCALGAGEMRPYIEEISRVADCYVSCYPNAGLPNAFGGYDQTPEEFGGWMKNFGEAGFLNIVGGCCGTTPAHIRAAKEAVSSIKPRALKEQPQLSRFAGLEPLKLTKDQGFINVGERNNVTGSPKFKKLILDGNFEEAVQVALQQVQAGANIIDINFDEALLDGEASMTKFLNLIAGEPDIARVPFMVDSSKWSVLLAGLKCIQGKPIVNSISLKEGEEVFLNHARTIQRFGAAAIVMAFDEQGQAATKDDKVRICKRAYDLLVSKLDFEPTDIIFDPNILTVATGIEEHNNYAVDFIEATREIKKVCPGAKVSGGLSNISFSFRGNNPVREAMHSAFLYHAIQAGMDMAIVNAGMLEVYEQIPKDLLELVEDVLLNRRPDATERLIDAAGSFHGEAKVQKKDDVWRSGTVEERLTHALVKGIDEFVTQDTEEARQSLAKPLDVIEGPLMNGMKVVGELFGAGKMFLPQVVKSARVMKKAVAYLMPYMEEEKRNQKDESKQAKFLIATVKGDVHDIGKNIVGVVLACNNYEVIDLGVMVPCEKILETAKKENVAAIGLSGLITPSLDEMVYVAKEMERLEFKVPLLIGGATTSPAHTAVKIAEQYSQPVLHVMDASRVVNVMNSVLNPQTSKEYAKTITEEQSRIREEFYSRESERNILPIADAIKNKFAADWDSYTPPKPSFTGIKVFNDVSLKDLLPFIDWSPFFLAWELKGRFPQILKDPVIGKEATSLYNDAQTILKEMLENPDLKPRAVVGMFPAVSHGEMVEIFEDETKQKSLGFYPMLRQQTTKMSNQPNYSLADFIAPKETNKNDYIGYFAVTAGHGIEELAKTYEVKHDDYNSILVKALADRFAEAFAEYMHHKMREEWGFGKDENLTTEDLIREKYRGIRPAPGYPACPDHTEKRKIWKLLDVEKNAGIKLTESCAMWPASSVSGYYFSHPEARYFAIGKINEDQVEPYAKMKEMEKSEVERWLSPILNYDPSRKSKG; encoded by the coding sequence ATGAAATTTGAATATACCAATCCTTCTTCCAAAACCCTCTTAAAGTTACTCACGGAAAAAATCTTAGTTCTAGATGGTGCCATGGGGACCATGATCCAAAGGCACTCACTTGAGGAAGTCGATTTCCGAGGTGACAGGTTTAAGGATTGGCCTGTTTCGATAAAGGGAAATAATGATGTTCTTGCGATCACGAGACCAGATATCATAGAATCTGTCCACTTAGAGTATTTGGAAGCCGGTGCGGATATTATCGAAACCAATACCTTTAGTTCCAATATTGTCTCGCAAGCAGACTATAAAATGGAATCTGCTGTGAGAGACCTAAACCTAGCAGCTGTTCAGTGTGCAAAAAATGCAGTAGAAAAATTCAAAGCGAAAACTGGCAAAACAGACGTTTTTATTGCAGGTTCAATTGGACCAACTGTCAAAACAGCATCCCTTTCACCTGATGTAAATAACCCAGCATTTCGCGCTGTCACCTTTGATGAATTAGTCGATTGTTTCCATGAACAGGTATCGGCATTACTCGATGGTGGTGTGGATTTATTATTACCAGAAACTAATATCGATACTTTGAATCTCAAAGCATGTATTTATGCCATTGAAAAGGTATTTGAAGAACGAAACATTCGTATTCCTGTTGTTTTATCGGTTACGATTACCGATGCATCTGGTCGAACCCTTTCAGGTCAAACGGGAGAAGCATTTTACATTTCGATCAAACATGCAAAACCACTTGCAGTTGGAATCAACTGTGCGTTAGGTGCAGGTGAGATGCGTCCCTATATTGAAGAAATATCTCGTGTGGCCGATTGTTATGTATCTTGTTACCCAAATGCTGGCCTTCCCAATGCGTTTGGTGGGTATGACCAAACTCCAGAAGAGTTTGGTGGATGGATGAAAAATTTCGGCGAAGCGGGTTTCTTAAATATAGTAGGTGGGTGTTGCGGAACCACACCTGCACACATCCGTGCTGCAAAAGAAGCAGTTAGTTCGATAAAACCTCGTGCTTTAAAAGAACAACCACAACTCAGTAGATTTGCAGGTCTAGAACCACTCAAACTTACTAAAGACCAAGGATTCATCAACGTTGGAGAAAGAAACAACGTCACAGGATCTCCGAAGTTCAAAAAACTCATCTTAGATGGAAATTTTGAAGAAGCTGTTCAAGTTGCCTTACAACAGGTACAAGCTGGTGCCAATATCATAGACATTAACTTTGATGAGGCGCTTCTCGATGGAGAAGCATCGATGACAAAGTTTTTGAATTTAATTGCAGGGGAACCAGACATTGCTCGTGTTCCTTTTATGGTTGATTCCTCGAAATGGTCTGTGTTACTTGCGGGCCTTAAGTGTATCCAAGGGAAACCTATTGTAAACTCCATCTCCCTCAAAGAAGGGGAAGAAGTATTTTTAAACCATGCTCGCACGATCCAAAGATTTGGAGCAGCAGCGATTGTGATGGCGTTCGACGAACAAGGGCAGGCGGCAACTAAAGATGACAAAGTTCGAATTTGTAAACGTGCTTATGATTTGTTAGTTTCAAAATTAGACTTTGAGCCAACTGATATTATCTTTGATCCCAACATCTTAACCGTTGCAACTGGGATTGAAGAACACAATAATTATGCTGTCGATTTTATTGAAGCCACACGTGAGATTAAAAAAGTTTGCCCAGGTGCGAAAGTATCAGGTGGACTCAGTAATATTTCCTTTTCCTTTCGAGGCAATAACCCGGTCAGGGAAGCAATGCACTCTGCCTTTTTATACCATGCCATCCAAGCAGGAATGGATATGGCGATTGTCAATGCAGGGATGCTCGAAGTTTATGAACAAATCCCAAAAGACTTACTTGAATTAGTGGAAGATGTGTTACTCAATCGAAGACCAGATGCCACAGAACGTTTGATCGATGCTGCTGGTAGTTTCCATGGTGAAGCAAAAGTCCAAAAGAAGGATGATGTTTGGCGCAGTGGAACGGTTGAAGAGAGGCTCACACACGCCCTTGTGAAAGGTATCGATGAATTTGTAACCCAAGATACGGAAGAAGCACGCCAAAGTTTAGCCAAACCTCTCGATGTCATCGAAGGACCACTCATGAACGGAATGAAGGTGGTAGGGGAACTTTTTGGTGCTGGTAAAATGTTTTTGCCACAAGTTGTTAAAAGTGCGCGGGTAATGAAAAAGGCAGTCGCTTACCTCATGCCTTATATGGAAGAGGAAAAACGAAACCAAAAAGACGAAAGTAAACAAGCAAAATTCCTCATTGCAACTGTAAAAGGTGATGTGCATGATATTGGGAAAAATATTGTGGGTGTGGTTTTGGCGTGTAACAATTATGAGGTGATAGACCTCGGTGTAATGGTGCCTTGTGAAAAGATTTTGGAAACTGCTAAAAAAGAAAACGTCGCAGCCATTGGGCTATCTGGTCTTATCACTCCTTCTCTCGATGAAATGGTTTATGTGGCAAAAGAGATGGAACGATTGGAGTTTAAAGTTCCACTTCTGATTGGTGGTGCTACTACTTCTCCTGCACATACTGCTGTGAAAATTGCAGAACAGTACTCACAACCAGTTTTACATGTGATGGATGCATCTCGCGTCGTAAATGTGATGAACAGTGTCTTAAATCCTCAAACATCAAAGGAGTATGCGAAAACGATCACGGAAGAACAATCACGTATCCGAGAAGAATTTTATTCCAGAGAAAGTGAACGTAATATCCTTCCAATTGCTGATGCAATCAAAAACAAATTTGCGGCGGATTGGGATTCTTATACGCCACCAAAGCCAAGTTTTACGGGCATAAAAGTTTTTAATGATGTTTCTTTGAAAGACTTACTACCGTTTATTGACTGGTCTCCATTCTTTTTGGCTTGGGAATTAAAAGGGCGTTTCCCACAAATTTTAAAGGATCCAGTGATTGGGAAAGAAGCAACTTCTTTGTATAATGATGCGCAAACTATCTTAAAAGAAATGTTAGAAAATCCAGACCTCAAACCGAGAGCTGTTGTTGGTATGTTCCCAGCGGTTTCACACGGTGAGATGGTTGAAATTTTTGAAGATGAAACCAAACAAAAATCATTGGGATTTTACCCAATGTTACGCCAACAAACAACAAAAATGTCAAACCAACCTAATTATAGTTTGGCGGATTTTATTGCTCCAAAAGAAACTAACAAAAATGATTATATCGGTTATTTTGCAGTCACAGCAGGCCACGGCATTGAAGAATTAGCGAAAACCTATGAAGTCAAACATGATGACTACAATTCTATTTTGGTCAAAGCACTTGCAGATCGATTTGCAGAAGCTTTTGCTGAATACATGCACCATAAAATGAGGGAAGAGTGGGGTTTTGGAAAAGATGAAAATCTTACCACTGAAGATTTGATCCGTGAAAAGTATCGCGGGATTCGACCTGCACCTGGTTATCCAGCTTGTCCAGATCATACGGAAAAACGCAAAATTTGGAAACTTTTGGATGTCGAAAAAAATGCAGGCATCAAACTCACTGAATCTTGTGCGATGTGGCCAGCTAGCAGTGTGAGTGGGTATTATTTTTCACACCCTGAAGCACGTTATTTTGCCATTGGAAAAATCAACGAAGACCAAGTAGAACCATACGCTAAAATGAAAGAAATGGAAAAATCGGAAGTGGAACGTTGGTTGTCTCCTATTCTAAACTATGACCCATCCAGGAAGTCTAAAGGATAA
- a CDS encoding ferredoxin family protein: MAYVVTEICVDCKYTSCAAVCPVEAFHEAPDTLYIDPDTCIDCNACQYECPIDAIFPDYDVPEKHKPSIEVNAKEANKFPVIVTTKPPLKGAKCSDPSK, from the coding sequence ATGGCGTATGTTGTAACTGAAATTTGCGTTGATTGTAAATACACGAGTTGTGCTGCAGTTTGTCCAGTGGAAGCTTTTCACGAAGCTCCGGACACTTTGTACATCGATCCAGATACTTGTATTGATTGTAATGCATGCCAATACGAATGCCCGATTGATGCGATTTTTCCGGACTATGATGTTCCCGAAAAACACAAACCATCAATTGAAGTAAACGCAAAAGAAGCAAATAAATTCCCGGTAATCGTAACAACAAAACCACCTCTCAAAGGTGCCAAATGTTCCGACCCGAGTAAATAA
- the ahcY gene encoding adenosylhomocysteinase, which translates to MSTATETKSERLPYKVKDISLAEWGREEIILAEKEMPGLMALRKEFGTSKPLKGARICGSLHMTIQTAVLIETLAALGADIRWSSCNIFSTQDHAAAAIAKAGIPVFAWKGETEEEYWWCIEQTLFFDGGKGPNMILDDGHDLTHFIHEKYPQLLADIKGVSEETTTGVIALHKKLKAGTLKIPAINVNDSVTKSKFDNLYGCRESLADGIKRATDVMLAGKVALVCGYGDVGKGSAASLRNFGARVIVTEIDPICALQAVMEGYQVLRVEDVIENADIVVTATGNDDIISLEHMKAMKDGAILCNIGHFDTEIQMSRLNSEKGVTKKEIKPQVDKYTFPDGKSIIVLAEGRLVNLGCATGHPSFVMSSSFTNQVLAQIELYTTKYELGVYRLPKHLDEKVAALHLEQLGVRLTKLTQKQADYISVPLEGPYKPDHYRY; encoded by the coding sequence ATGTCCACAGCAACTGAAACAAAATCGGAACGATTGCCATATAAAGTGAAGGATATCTCTCTTGCAGAATGGGGAAGAGAAGAAATCATTTTGGCAGAAAAAGAAATGCCAGGTCTTATGGCTCTTCGTAAAGAATTCGGAACTTCTAAACCACTTAAAGGTGCAAGAATTTGCGGATCTCTTCACATGACAATCCAAACAGCGGTTCTTATCGAAACCTTAGCTGCATTAGGTGCTGACATTCGTTGGTCCTCTTGTAACATTTTTTCAACACAAGACCATGCAGCAGCCGCAATTGCAAAAGCAGGAATCCCTGTATTTGCATGGAAAGGTGAAACGGAAGAAGAATACTGGTGGTGTATTGAACAAACTCTATTTTTTGATGGTGGCAAAGGTCCTAACATGATCCTAGATGATGGACATGACCTTACACACTTCATCCATGAAAAATACCCACAACTACTTGCAGACATCAAAGGTGTTTCTGAAGAAACAACTACAGGTGTGATTGCACTTCATAAAAAATTAAAAGCAGGAACTTTGAAAATCCCTGCAATCAACGTAAACGACTCTGTAACAAAATCAAAGTTTGATAACCTTTATGGTTGCCGTGAGTCACTTGCTGACGGAATCAAACGTGCTACTGACGTGATGCTTGCTGGAAAAGTAGCTCTCGTTTGCGGATACGGAGACGTAGGAAAAGGTTCTGCTGCATCCCTTCGTAATTTTGGAGCACGTGTGATCGTAACTGAAATCGATCCAATTTGTGCACTCCAAGCAGTGATGGAAGGATACCAAGTACTTCGCGTGGAAGATGTAATTGAAAACGCAGACATCGTTGTGACAGCAACTGGAAATGATGATATCATTTCTTTGGAACACATGAAAGCGATGAAAGACGGTGCAATCCTTTGTAACATTGGTCACTTTGATACTGAGATTCAAATGTCACGTTTGAATTCTGAGAAAGGTGTGACTAAAAAAGAAATCAAACCTCAAGTAGACAAATACACTTTCCCAGATGGTAAATCCATTATCGTTCTTGCGGAAGGTCGTCTAGTGAACTTAGGTTGCGCAACAGGCCACCCATCATTTGTCATGTCTAGTTCCTTTACGAACCAAGTTTTGGCTCAAATTGAACTCTATACTACGAAATATGAGTTGGGTGTGTATCGCCTTCCAAAACACTTGGATGAAAAGGTAGCTGCACTTCATTTGGAGCAGTTGGGTGTTCGTTTGACAAAACTCACTCAAAAACAAGCTGATTACATCAGTGTTCCACTAGAAGGTCCTTACAAACCGGACCACTACCGCTACTAA
- a CDS encoding ArsR/SmtB family transcription factor: MATETLPSIRSASQILAATKAISDETRIRILHILSFGAFSVNEVVEILGMGQSRISRHLKILTEAGLVGSRREGSLVYSFLPDEEGFGFRFPLELTKLLLSYKEELPSREKDQKMVHQILEAREKKSKSFFDGVAESWEKLQEETLHPKLYRSWILQELPLCENIVDLGCGPGGLIPFLLNKAKHVTGIDNSSRMIENASIHFAKNPSVSLIQTPMEHLPLTSKSCDAVVASMVMHHISHPPTVLEEIARVLKPGGVLCIVDLEKHNAEYMRDNFADLWLGFEPELFESWLSNAGFKVESIGEIQTESSFKILTIKATKE; the protein is encoded by the coding sequence ATGGCAACAGAAACCCTTCCATCCATCCGCAGTGCCTCACAAATCCTAGCTGCCACCAAAGCCATTTCTGATGAAACCAGGATTCGGATCCTCCATATCTTAAGTTTTGGAGCATTTTCCGTGAATGAAGTGGTGGAAATTTTGGGCATGGGCCAATCACGGATCTCCCGCCATTTAAAAATCCTAACAGAAGCCGGGTTAGTTGGTTCGAGACGGGAAGGCAGTTTGGTTTACAGTTTTTTACCAGATGAAGAGGGATTTGGATTCAGATTCCCTTTAGAGCTCACCAAATTATTGTTATCTTATAAAGAAGAACTTCCCTCAAGAGAAAAGGATCAAAAAATGGTTCATCAAATTTTAGAAGCTCGTGAGAAAAAATCGAAATCATTTTTTGATGGAGTTGCTGAGAGTTGGGAAAAATTACAGGAAGAAACCTTACACCCAAAACTTTATCGTTCATGGATTTTACAAGAGTTACCCCTTTGTGAAAACATTGTAGACTTGGGATGTGGGCCTGGAGGTCTTATTCCTTTTTTACTCAATAAAGCAAAACATGTTACTGGAATTGACAACTCTTCCCGTATGATTGAAAACGCATCCATCCACTTTGCAAAAAATCCAAGTGTAAGTTTAATCCAAACACCTATGGAACATTTGCCACTTACATCTAAATCCTGTGATGCGGTAGTTGCATCTATGGTTATGCATCATATTTCTCATCCACCTACAGTTTTAGAAGAGATTGCCCGTGTATTAAAACCGGGTGGAGTTTTGTGTATTGTTGATTTAGAGAAACACAATGCAGAATACATGAGAGATAATTTTGCGGATTTATGGCTTGGGTTTGAACCAGAATTATTTGAATCATGGTTATCAAATGCAGGTTTCAAAGTCGAATCAATTGGAGAAATCCAAACAGAATCAAGTTTTAAAATTTTAACAATCAAAGCAACAAAGGAATAA
- a CDS encoding methyl-accepting chemotaxis protein, translated as MNLYKRYTRSFIMASQVFSLGVVVPIGIALILFYVDLSSTQIKTFLGATVIAALITLLLPSLIFPKKLKFIKEGLLELESQSEKNPETYTKVWDTIARMPVIGAKVGASQWALAIPIVIIPVLYLPETSKSDGFYIICSLILTALLNVIISFVFLEKASHIVLDDDIFQSELNDRITPYYRNLRNTVPVMFSFMVMVLSIFLLIYSFNVNAKALEKAFSNQLYNFNQSNEAGINVYFEAVENTLNDVASLPSVKQALETRNYKLAVPALEKAYGDTQLLLENAFIASFEEGTPIVASGLPGGASVGYKLVANPEVSENIKASKEGKPHVGVAVKSPFNGQIVIMVTTPVKNANGTVVGLVGMPFLVGKAMESFLKNVKIGSTGYSFLLDRESKMVYHPNPKYLMNSFKGSEFEKLALNAGETDSFRNPWEGSTFLLRRKVSTKYGIQFFSTIDLKEIEVESLSSLRGLTVISLIGSIVIALSIYMLFSARFHPMKTIGKVLQNVEVGDLRTKVKLESSDEFARLSRGLNATLKQIIEVVGSNQAFSEDLAASAEQMSASLNMLSSNAQTQAASAEEISASIEEISAAVQNVDAQAEDQFRKVDFLKAKMAELSSLIEATGKQVGKASQDVNQISEEAKLGQSSLDSMRNSISKISNSSEEIGSVIEIINNISEQINLLALNAAIEAARAGVYGRGFAVVADEIGKLAEKTAISINDIGELIQANEKEIESGRDTIETTISLIQRIIQGVSSFDEMTDTIEKSTKEQLIINQKVGEEVDKVNQISQAIRLSMEEQKNAIGEVAQAIFSINDLTQGTAAGLEEMTATANGIANLAETLKRKINFFKIS; from the coding sequence ATGAATTTGTATAAACGTTACACACGTTCCTTCATCATGGCCTCCCAAGTATTTTCCTTGGGAGTAGTGGTTCCCATAGGGATTGCTCTCATCTTATTTTATGTCGATTTAAGTTCCACTCAGATTAAGACCTTTTTAGGTGCAACTGTAATCGCAGCTCTCATCACGTTACTGCTTCCCAGTTTGATTTTCCCGAAAAAACTCAAGTTCATCAAAGAGGGTTTACTCGAACTAGAGTCCCAGTCGGAAAAAAACCCTGAAACATATACAAAAGTATGGGATACCATTGCCAGAATGCCAGTGATTGGAGCAAAGGTTGGTGCCTCCCAATGGGCATTAGCAATTCCCATTGTAATCATTCCAGTCTTGTATTTACCCGAAACAAGTAAATCAGATGGATTTTACATTATTTGTAGTTTGATTCTCACTGCACTTCTCAATGTCATCATCTCGTTTGTCTTTTTAGAGAAAGCATCTCACATAGTACTCGATGACGATATCTTCCAGTCAGAACTCAATGATCGAATCACTCCTTATTATCGTAATTTAAGAAATACAGTGCCAGTTATGTTTTCCTTTATGGTAATGGTACTCTCCATTTTCCTTTTGATATATTCATTTAATGTGAATGCAAAGGCATTGGAAAAAGCGTTTTCAAACCAATTGTACAATTTTAACCAAAGTAATGAAGCAGGGATTAATGTTTATTTTGAAGCAGTAGAAAATACATTAAATGACGTTGCTTCTTTACCTTCCGTCAAACAGGCGCTAGAAACACGAAATTATAAATTAGCAGTACCTGCTTTGGAAAAAGCTTACGGTGATACGCAGTTACTCCTTGAAAATGCTTTTATTGCATCGTTTGAGGAAGGTACTCCAATCGTTGCATCTGGACTACCTGGCGGAGCAAGTGTTGGTTACAAACTTGTGGCCAATCCTGAGGTTTCCGAAAACATCAAAGCATCCAAAGAAGGGAAACCACATGTTGGCGTTGCCGTTAAATCACCATTTAACGGTCAAATTGTGATTATGGTTACAACTCCTGTGAAAAATGCGAATGGGACTGTCGTAGGTCTTGTTGGAATGCCTTTTTTAGTTGGGAAAGCGATGGAATCGTTCCTTAAAAATGTGAAAATTGGTTCCACTGGTTATTCGTTTTTACTCGATCGAGAATCCAAGATGGTTTATCATCCAAATCCAAAATACCTAATGAATAGTTTTAAAGGTTCTGAATTTGAAAAGCTTGCTTTGAATGCTGGTGAAACGGATTCCTTTCGTAACCCTTGGGAAGGTTCAACATTCTTACTTCGAAGAAAAGTCAGTACAAAGTATGGGATTCAGTTTTTTTCTACCATAGATCTCAAAGAAATTGAAGTAGAAAGTTTGTCCTCATTACGAGGTTTAACGGTCATTAGTTTGATTGGATCCATTGTCATTGCACTTTCGATTTATATGTTGTTTTCTGCAAGGTTTCATCCAATGAAAACAATCGGAAAGGTTTTACAAAATGTAGAAGTGGGAGATTTGCGAACCAAAGTAAAGTTGGAATCTTCTGATGAATTTGCTCGCCTTTCTCGAGGACTTAATGCAACACTCAAACAAATTATAGAAGTAGTTGGTTCCAACCAAGCATTCTCGGAAGATTTAGCTGCATCCGCAGAACAAATGTCAGCATCTCTGAATATGTTGTCATCAAATGCACAAACACAAGCTGCTTCTGCTGAAGAAATCTCTGCTTCCATTGAAGAAATTTCGGCTGCAGTCCAAAATGTAGATGCACAAGCAGAAGACCAATTCCGCAAAGTTGATTTTTTAAAAGCAAAAATGGCGGAACTTTCAAGTCTCATTGAAGCGACTGGCAAACAAGTAGGAAAGGCATCCCAGGATGTGAATCAAATTTCAGAAGAAGCAAAATTAGGGCAATCTTCACTTGATTCCATGCGGAATTCCATTTCAAAAATCAGTAATAGTTCGGAAGAAATTGGAAGTGTGATTGAAATCATCAATAATATTTCGGAACAAATCAACTTACTTGCATTAAACGCCGCGATTGAAGCTGCAAGAGCGGGTGTGTATGGTCGTGGTTTTGCCGTAGTAGCCGATGAAATTGGTAAACTCGCCGAAAAAACTGCCATTTCAATCAATGACATTGGTGAACTCATCCAAGCAAACGAGAAGGAAATTGAAAGTGGTCGAGACACAATTGAAACCACAATTTCTCTCATCCAAAGGATCATCCAAGGTGTGAGTTCGTTTGATGAAATGACAGACACCATCGAAAAAAGTACCAAGGAACAGCTCATCATCAACCAGAAGGTAGGGGAAGAGGTGGACAAGGTGAACCAAATTAGCCAAGCCATCCGGCTTTCCATGGAAGAGCAAAAAAATGCGATTGGAGAGGTTGCCCAAGCCATTTTTAGCATCAATGACCTCACCCAAGGTACTGCTGCAGGCCTTGAAGAAATGACTGCAACCGCGAATGGGATTGCAAACTTAGCGGAAACCCTAAAAAGAAAGATCAATTTCTTTAAAATCTCTTAG
- a CDS encoding Lsa36 family surface (lipo)protein → MKFRIVFLSTVLVTLFAQTELSAQFTCEGTACSFLPSQLTETGNATLKKFEKGYLDEVLKTNLEAGFLANVGTSNIGTGTVRRIQIGVSASAAGYKKDDIQIQDDLIKYPKLPNVGGSVIPSFHLDINPGWLLGTEEGGYIRRIGIFLHGMNVAVTQDQLQAPSNNKNYEGRIAVRSYGGMLRYQLVEKEGFLMNLITWNGINVGVGHHVMEQNMSLSYLEGKAAQIEFQGVKGKWGGDTNFLFNTKVQTTNVDLRTGIGLFWVANLIVGGGYSWNSGHNSASLSRRGPFIISANQSLPLELPREYQTVLDQQLLAQNPNATLGFRASGESNSKRGIGYGIVGLELDLFMLKVIAEGLYGGKDLYSANLGLKLSF, encoded by the coding sequence ATGAAATTTAGAATCGTTTTCCTTTCCACAGTTTTGGTCACCTTGTTTGCACAAACGGAACTATCTGCCCAATTTACCTGCGAAGGAACAGCTTGTAGTTTTTTACCTTCACAACTCACAGAAACAGGAAATGCCACACTTAAAAAATTCGAGAAAGGGTATCTCGACGAAGTATTAAAAACAAATTTAGAAGCAGGATTTTTGGCCAATGTTGGCACAAGTAACATTGGAACAGGTACTGTCCGCCGTATCCAAATAGGTGTGAGTGCATCTGCCGCTGGTTATAAAAAAGACGATATCCAAATCCAAGATGATTTGATCAAATACCCAAAACTTCCGAACGTCGGTGGATCTGTTATACCTTCCTTTCATTTGGACATCAACCCAGGTTGGTTGTTAGGAACAGAAGAAGGTGGTTATATCCGTCGAATCGGAATTTTTTTGCATGGAATGAATGTGGCAGTGACACAAGACCAACTCCAAGCTCCATCGAATAACAAGAATTATGAGGGAAGAATCGCCGTACGCTCGTATGGTGGAATGCTTCGTTACCAACTGGTAGAAAAAGAAGGATTTTTGATGAACCTCATTACTTGGAATGGGATCAATGTGGGAGTGGGCCATCATGTGATGGAACAAAACATGAGTCTTAGTTATTTGGAAGGCAAAGCTGCCCAAATTGAATTCCAAGGAGTTAAGGGAAAATGGGGTGGGGACACCAATTTCCTTTTTAACACAAAGGTCCAAACAACCAATGTGGACTTACGAACAGGGATTGGACTATTTTGGGTAGCAAACTTGATCGTTGGAGGTGGTTACAGTTGGAATTCTGGTCATAATTCAGCTTCTCTCTCTCGTCGAGGTCCTTTCATCATTTCTGCCAACCAATCCTTACCGCTGGAACTTCCTAGAGAATACCAAACAGTCCTTGACCAACAACTCCTTGCCCAAAATCCGAATGCTACTCTTGGTTTTCGTGCAAGCGGTGAATCCAATTCGAAACGTGGGATTGGTTATGGAATTGTTGGTTTGGAATTGGATTTGTTCATGCTGAAGGTGATTGCCGAGGGATTGTATGGTGGGAAAGACCTCTACTCAGCAAATTTAGGACTCAAACTCTCTTTTTAG
- a CDS encoding DMT family transporter, translating into MKENTNVEWKGVAFVLIGALLFSAKAVVVKLTYRYEISAIGSLFFRMLFAFPFLLWMAWSAEKETDKPSLTKKDYWNVILMGVVGYYLASLFDFVGLKFISAGLERIILFIYPTLVVILSFLFLKKKIHVREIFSLILTYTGVSLAFGQDVQLGSPKDVSLGAFFILLSALTYAIYLMGSGSIIPRLGAKRFTAWALIISSLVVFLHFLIFGSYKDLIQPLSFYGLAFFMGTVNTVVPAVFVSEGIKRVGSKTAAIVGSIGPMSTLFLAYWLLDEPITILHSIGTLFVLTGVFWISTGKKPKEVSV; encoded by the coding sequence GTGAAAGAAAATACGAATGTAGAATGGAAAGGGGTGGCGTTTGTTTTAATTGGAGCCTTACTTTTTAGCGCCAAAGCGGTGGTTGTGAAATTGACCTATCGTTATGAAATTTCTGCCATTGGATCATTATTTTTTCGGATGTTATTTGCCTTCCCATTTCTTTTGTGGATGGCATGGTCCGCAGAAAAAGAAACCGATAAACCTTCCTTAACAAAAAAAGATTATTGGAATGTAATCCTTATGGGAGTGGTAGGTTACTATCTTGCCAGTTTGTTTGACTTTGTTGGACTCAAATTCATCAGTGCTGGCCTTGAACGAATCATTTTATTCATTTATCCGACTCTCGTTGTCATTTTATCTTTTTTGTTTTTAAAAAAGAAAATTCATGTAAGAGAAATTTTTTCACTCATTCTTACATACACAGGTGTATCATTGGCATTTGGTCAGGATGTACAATTAGGATCACCCAAGGATGTCAGTTTAGGTGCCTTCTTTATCTTACTTTCTGCGTTAACATATGCCATTTATCTTATGGGGAGTGGGTCCATCATACCCAGGTTAGGTGCAAAAAGATTTACAGCATGGGCTCTTATCATTTCTTCCCTCGTGGTGTTTCTTCATTTTTTGATTTTCGGAAGTTATAAAGACCTTATCCAACCCCTTTCGTTTTATGGTTTGGCTTTTTTTATGGGAACTGTGAACACCGTTGTTCCAGCAGTTTTTGTATCTGAAGGGATCAAACGTGTAGGAAGTAAAACAGCAGCAATCGTTGGATCAATTGGACCAATGTCGACTTTATTTTTAGCGTATTGGTTATTGGATGAGCCAATTACCATCCTACATAGTATTGGAACATTGTTTGTTCTTACAGGTGTTTTTTGGATTAGTACGGGAAAAAAACCAAAAGAAGTCTCGGTTTGA